The following proteins come from a genomic window of Coffea arabica cultivar ET-39 chromosome 11c, Coffea Arabica ET-39 HiFi, whole genome shotgun sequence:
- the LOC113717375 gene encoding short chain aldehyde dehydrogenase 1-like, with protein MFPSNSPPSASIFRRLEDKVAVITGGASGIGECTARLFVKHGAKVVLADIQDDLGRAICEELNPEGAISYVHCDVTNESHVRRAVDTAISTYGKLDIMFSNAGIPGNGSDRTILLPDQDSTESTDHENFRRVFDVNVFGAFLCAKHAARVMVPAEKGSIIITSSVCSMTFGDAPYSYVASKNAVLGLAKNLCVELGQYGIRVNCVSPFGVPTPMLKRALPMVKGNEIEGFVSAIANLKKATVGTEDVAEAALYLGSDESKYISGLNLVVDGGYSTTNKALKEAKLSKSLSIPSKM; from the exons ATGTTTCCTAGCAATTCACCTCCTTCTGCTTCCATATTCCGAAG GCTTGAAGATAAAGTGGCAGTGATCACTGGTGGCGCCAGTGGGATTGGAGAATGCACTGCAAGGCTGTTTGTCAAGCATGGCGCTAAAGTCGTCCTTGCTGATATCCAAGATGATCTCGGTCGAGCCATTTGTGAGGAGCTTAATCCCGAAGGAGCCATTTCCTACGTCCACTGCGATGTAACGAATGAATCACACGTAAGAAGAGCAGTAGACACTGCAATCTCCACGTATGGCAAGCTTGACATAATGTTCAGTAACGCTGGAATTCCTGGAAATGGATCAGACAGAACGATCCTTTTGCCTGATCAAGACAGTACAGAATCGACAGATCACGAGAACTTTAGAAGGGTTTTCGATGTTAATGTTTTTGGCGCATTCTTGTGCGCTAAGCATGCTGCGAGAGTAATGGTTCCAGCTGAGAAGGGATCCATTATTATAACTTCCAGTGTTTGTTCAATGACTTTTGGTGATGCCCCGTATTCTTATGTTGCGTCCAAGAATGCCGTTTTGGGGCTTGCCAAGAATTTGTGTGTGGAATTGGGACAATATGGGATCCGAGTAAACTGTGTTTCTCCCTTTGGAGTTCCCACTCCAATGCTAAAGAGAGCATTACCCATGGTCAAGGGGAATGAAATAGAGGGATTTGTTTCAGCAATAGCAAATCTCAAGAAGGCAACTGTGGGAACAGAAGATGTAGCGGAAGCTGCATTATACCTTGGAAGTGACGAATCCAAGTACATAAGCGGATTAAATCTGGTGGTTGATGGTGGTTATAGCACAACCAATAAAGCATTGAAAGAGGCTAAGTTGAGCAAGAGCTTGTCAATTCCAAGCAAAATGTGA